The Mycolicibacterium parafortuitum nucleotide sequence CGGCCGCCGTCATCGTCGCGATGCCGGTCGCCATCGGCCTGAACAACACGTGCATGACGGTCCTCCCTCGCGCCTGCTGCGATGTCTATCGCCAGGGAGAGCCTTCCGCGCCGGCCCCGGTGGCGTCATTGCCGATGACGAGAAACCTCGCCTACCGGGTAGCCGGTATCGGCGTCAGAACGGCAGCGCGAACTTGAAGATCTTGCGCACCACGGTCGCGAACTGATGCGGCAGCGGGCCGGTGTTGTAGGGCACACCGTAGCGCTCGCAGATCTCACGGACCTTCGGTGCGATCTCCGCGTGCCGGAACGCCGGGATGTCCGGGAACAGGTGGTGTTCGATCTGGAAGGACAGGTTGCCGCTCAGGATGTGGAACAGCTTGCCGCCGTTCAGATTCGCCGATCCGAGCACCTGACGGAAGTACCACTGTCCGCGGGTCTCGGCTTTGGTCTCCTCGATCGAGAACTCCTGCACGTCTTCGGGGAAGTGCCCGCAGAAGATGATCATGTACGACCACACGTTGCGCATCAGGTTCGCGGTCAGGTTGCCGGCGGCCACCCACGGTGCGAACGGCCCGGCCAGCAGCGGGAACGCGACGTAGTCCTTGAGCGTCTGCCGTTTGGTCTTGGCCCAGATCTCGCGCAGAATCTCGCGCTTGTCGGTGAGTGTGATCTCGCCCGCGGCGATCTTCTCGCTCTCCATCTCGTGCAGCGCGACGCCGTATTGGAACAGCACCATCAGCAGGAACGCATAGATCGGGTTGCCCAGGTAGTACGGCCGCCATTTCTGGTCGGAGCTCATCCGCAGGATGCCGTAGCCGATGTCGCGGTCCAGGCCGACGATGTTGGTGTAGGTGTGGTGCATGTAGTTGTGCGAGTGCCGCCACTGGTCGGCCGGGCACGCGGTGTCCCATTCGAAGCCCTTGCTGGAGATGGCCGGGTCACCCATCCAGTCGTACTGACCGTGCATGACGTTGTGGCCGATCTCCATGTTGTCGATGATCTTCGACAGGCCCAGCATGATGGTGCCCGCGAGCCAGAACGGCGGGATGATGCCGCCGAAAAGCAGCGCGCGGCCGCCGATCTCGAGTCCGCGCTGCGCCTTGATCATCCGGCGGATGTAGGTGGCGTCGCGCTCACCGAGATCGGCGATGACGCTGTCCTTCAGCGCGTCGAGTTCACGGCCGAACGCGTCGAGCTGCTCGGCGGCCAGGGTGACGGTCTTTCCCGCAACGGTCTTCGAGATGCCCTGCTGCGTTGTGGTTTCCAGTACTTGCGTCATGGTGTCCTCTCTGTGTCGAGATTGCAGCTACTCAGAGTTCTTCTCGAACTTCCTCTGCTGGAATGCAATTTCGGCGGGAGTTGAGCGGTTACAGGTCGATGTCGACATCACCGACGGGCGCGGACACGCAGATCTGCACGTCCTCGGCTTCGGTGGACGACACGGCACCGGTGACGACGTTGCGGACGGCGCCACTGGTCTTGCGGCGGGTGCAGGAGAAACAGATGCCCATCCGGCACCCACTCTCCGGGCTCAGGCCCGCACCCTCGGCCTGTTCGAGCAGTGGCCGCCCGTCGTCGACGACCTCGACGCCGGCGGCGGCGAATCGCACTGTGCCGCCGCTGGACTCGCCGGCGGTGAACACCGGCGGGACGAAACTTTCGGACTCGGCGTCCGGGCGGACCTCACGCACCGCGTCGACGAGCGACGGCGGTCCGCAGACATAGACCGCGTCGGCGGCGGCCGCGAGGTCGCCGGTGAATCGGGCAGGCACGTCGGACCCGCGGGAATCGCGGGTATAGCCGTGCAGCACGGTCACGTTCGGCATCGTCGCGGCGATCTCGCGCAGTTCGTCGCGATAGCAGGCCTCCTGCTGCGATCGCGCGTAGTGCACGAAGGTGACCTCGCCGGTGTGCCGTCGCGACCGCAGGGTCCGCAGCATCGACATGACCGGCGTGATGCCGCTGCCGCCGGAGACCAGCAGGATGCGGCGGGCAGGCTGCTCGGGCAGCGTGAAGTCGCCGGCCACGGAGTCCAGCCCGACGACCATGCCGCGGCGGGCGTGCTCGAACAGGTAGGTCGACACCAGTCCGCCGTCGTGGCGGCCGACGGTCAGCTCCAGGAGCCGATCGTCCTCCGCCCCGGCGGGCGAGTACGGCCGGGTGCGACGCCGGCCGTCGATCTCGACGGACAGGTTGATGTGCTGGCCGGCCCGGAAGCCGGTGAAGGCCCGGTTGGGCGCCAGCGTCAGGGTCACACTGCGCGGCGTCATCCGCCGCACCGCGACGATCTTGGCGCGGGCCTGCGCTCGCGTCCAGGTGGGGTCGACCAGCTCGGTGTAGCGGTCGACGCCGTGCGGACCGGTCAGCAGGTCCAGCAGCGCCGAGCGCCGCGAGCGCCTGGTCAACGTTTCAGTGAACATGTGTACACCGTGCGCGCCTCCGGCACGTACCGTCAAGAGATCTCTGCAGCTTGTGGTATGTTTCACACAGTGAACAGTCGTACGCCGAGCTCACGATCGGGCCGTTCCAGGTCCCGGGAGAAGGGTCGGGAGACGCTGTCTCGGGAGGAGCGCAAGGAGGCCACCCGGCGCGCGATCGTCGAGGCCGCGCTGCATCTGCTCGCCGAGCGCGGGTTCAGCGCGCTGAGCCTTCGTGAGGTCACCCGCGAGGCCGGCATCGTGCCCGCAGCGTTCTACCGCCACTTCGATTCGATGGAGGCACTCGGCCTCGTCCTGATCGACGAGTCGTTCCGCAGCCTCCGCGACATGCTGCGCGGCGCGCGTGCCGGCCGTCTCGACCCCAACCGGGTGATCGAGTCCTCGGTGGACATCCTCATCGACGGGGTGCAGGAGCGCCGCGAGCACTGGCGGTTCATCGGTCGGGAACGCTCCACCGGCGTCACCGTGCTGCGTTACGCGATCCGCACCGAAATCCGGTTGATCACCTCGGAATTGGCGATCGACCTGGCCCGCTTCCCGAACCTGAACACCTGGAGCAGCGAGGACCTCAACATCCTGGCCAGCGTGTTCGTCAACTCGATGATCGCGATCGCCGAGCAGCTCGAAGACGTCACCGATCCGCCTGCGGTCGAGGAGATCCGGCGCGTCGCGGTCAAGCAGCTGCGAATGATCACCATCGGCGTGGCGGGCTGGCGCAGCGGTTAACGTGACGGGCATGTCGCCCGTACTCGAAGTCGCCCGTCCCACGCCCGAGATCGTCGTCCTGACGATAACCGCCCCGACAAGCTCAACGCGCTGAACTACGAACTGGTCGAGGCGCTGCACACCGAACTCGACGCGCTGGCCGACGACAACGACTGCCGCGTCGTGGTGCTCACCGGGGCGGGCCGCGGCTTCTGCTCGGGTCTGGACCTCGGCGCCCCGAATCCGAACGAGTCCGGTGGCGGCACCGAGTTTCCGCGGTCCGGGATGCGCTGGCAGGAACGCATCGCGGACCTGACCGCGAAGATCCACCGGCTGCGCCAGCCCGTGATCGCCGCGGTCAACGGGGTCGCCTACGGCGGCGGACTCGGCATCGCGGCCGCATGCGACCTCCGCGTCGCGGAGCCGTCGGCGAAGTTCTGCACGCAGTTCATCAAGCTCGGGCTCGGCGGCTGCGACATCGGGGTCAGCTACACGCTGCCCCGCATCATCGGCGCGGGGCCGGCGTTCGACCTGATCCTGACCGCGCGCGCCGTCGACGCCGAGGAGGCGCTGCGGCTCGGACTGGTGTCCCGGGTGAACGAGAACTGTCTCTTCGAGGCCACCACCATCGCCGAAACACTGTGCGTCTACGGAAAATTCGGGGTCGAATCGACCAAGCAGGTGCTGTGGGCGAACCTCGACGCGTCCAGCCTGGAATCCGCGCTGCACCTGGAGAACCGCAGTCAGATCCTCGCCTCGACCAGCGGGGAGATGCGCGAGGCGGCCTCGAAGATCCTGCGCAAAAACTGACCCGGCGAAACTGCATTCCGGCAGAAGAAGTGCGAGTGCGGGCCTGCCGGAATGCAATTTCGCCGTGGAAGGGAAGACGGCTAGCGCGGGGTTCCGCCGCCGTCGGCGATGAGGACCTGACCGGTGATGTAGCTACCCGCATCCGAGGTCAGCAGCAGTGCGGCGCCGACCATCTCGTCGGGCGAGGCGAGCCGGCCCATCAGGGTGCCGGCGACCATGCCGTCGATGGCCTCCTTCGGGTTCTTGCGCATCATGTCGGTGTCCACCGGTCCTGGGGCCAGCGCGTTGACGCGGATGCCGTGGTGGACGAACTCGGCGGCCATCGATCGGGTGAACGACATCATCGCGGCCTTCATCGACGCGTAGATGGACAGCATCGGCGCGAAGATGAACGCGCCGACCGACACCATGTTCAGCACCGCGGCGTGCTCACTGGCCTTCAGATGCGGCAACGCCTCCTGGGTCAGCATCACCGGGCCCTGCAGGTTCACCTCGAAGGACTTGGTCAGCGCGTCGACGGTCATCGTCCCGAACGGCTGCGCGAGCGGGTTGGCGGCGTTGTTGACCAGCACGTCGATGCCACCGAACTCGGCGACCGTGCGTTCGACGAGCGCCCCGAGGCCGTCGACCTCGCCCAGGTGTGTCGGCACGCCGAGGGCCTGCCCGCCCGACTCCCGAAGATGCTGGGCCGCCTGCTCACACGCGTCGGCCTTACGGCTGGCCACCACGACATTGGCACCGGCGAGCACATAGCCCTCCGCCAGCGCCAGACCGATCCCCCGGGTGCCACCGGTGACGATCACCGTCCGGCCCGTCATGTCGAACAACCGGTCAAAGGCCGCGCGGTCCATCGAACTCCTTCAGTCTCCGGGAGCGGTCGCCCCCGACATCATCGCGATTGTGGCAGCCAGTGCGGTCTCGCGTGGCTCGACGCGCTCAACCGAGACCGCGTCCCCGCACCGGACCACGCCAGGGGTGACGACCTCGGCGTACGAACCGGCACAGGCGAACTGCCCGAGGGCGCCGATCTGGCGAAGCCCGATCGCGGCGATCGCCTTGAGCACCCGCGGGTCCCGCGCCAGCCCCGGCTGGGCCACCGTCGTCATCACACACCGCGGCGTCGGGCCCACCACGTGGATCACCGCCTCGGCACCCAGGTGCAGGTCGCAGCCGAACCAGTCGTCCTCGTCGGCCAGGGCGTCGGCGTCGAGGAGGATGTTGGGCCGCATCCGGCGGGGATCCCACTGCGCCTGCGGGTCGGTCTCCACCAGGCGCGCCAACGTGCTGGTGGTGAGGATGTGCAGGGCGGCCAGGTCGACCAGCGAGCCGGGCGCGGCCAGACCGATGGGGACCTGCAGGACCTGCTCGGCGGCCGCGGGATCGCCGTCCACCTCGGGGACGACCTCGTCGATGCAGAGACCGTCCTCGACCGTGGTGATCAGCCGGACCTCGCGCCCGAGCAGCGCGCCGACCCGGCGGGCCAACTCGTCGTCGTCATCGGAGACGACCGAACCGTCTGGGAAGGTCACCTCGATCGGCGGGGTCGGCGCACCCGGGGCAGGGTCGTGCAGGTACCGCGCCGAGCAGCCGAGCAGGGCGCCGAAGCGCTTCGGATGCTTGGCGCTGACCAGGCGCTGCGAGTCGATGTCGAAGAAGCCGTAGCCCCGGTCGGCGATCACCCCGGACGGTCCCAGCACGATCTCATCTGCTTCCTCGCCCTGCATGGACTTGACGGGGTAGCGCCAGAGGCGAGCCACCTGAATCCCGGCCATCGAACGATCCTGGACACCTCGGCTGCCGGCGTCAACGGCATTTGCTGGAAGACACTTCGCACCGTGGCTCGGCAAGTCATCTGTACAGCATGTGGGCCTTTCGGGGTATTTCGTTTTACGGACAAAGTTCGTAGCCGTCACGCGCAAATTTCCCATACATTTGACTTGCCAGCTACATACCACGTCAGAGCACTGATTGACGTCAGGGGTGAATAACTCAGCGAACTCTGGCTTGGTAAAGTAACCTCGCGGTTGTGCGGCGCCGGAGCTGCGCAGACAGCGGATATGGTCAAGCCGCACGACGCGCTTCCGCTGTGCGCTCAGATCGCGGTGAGCGATCATCGAGGGGAATCGCGATCTGAGCGCACACCAGCGTCAGAGCAATCTGCGCCTGGTGCTGAACTTCCGGATCCGGCCGGTCAGCGGGTCTGGGAACTCCAGGGTGTGCGCGAGCAGTCGCAGCGGTGTGGAGAAGTCCGCCGGCGCGACGTCGACGATGTCCGGGTAGAGCGGATCGCCGGTGATGGGCAATCCCAGGGTCGCCATGTGCAGCCGCAGCTGGTGGGTGCGCCCGGTGCGCGGCCGCAGCCGATAGTGGCCGTTCCCCAGGTCCTCGATGACCGTCTCGGCATTCGGTTCGCCCGGTTCCTCGACGGCTTGCAGACTCCCCCGCTGCTTGACGATGCGGCTGCGGACCGTGAGGGGGAACTCGTGGGCGCTCGGCGCCGACGAATGCGCCAGATAGGTCTTGGCGACCTCGCCGCGGGCGAACATCGTCTGATAGGCGCCGCGCACCTGGCGGCGCACGGTGAACAGCAACACCCCGGCGGTGAGCCGGTCCAGCCGGTGCGCCGGGCTCAACTCGGGAAGGCCCAATTCTCGACGCAGACGCACCAGCGCCGTCTGTGCGACGTGGCGTCCGCGGGGCATCGTCGCCAGGAAGTGCGGCTTGTCGACCACGACGATGTCGTCGTCGCGGTAGAGGACCGGGATGTCGAACGGGACGGGAACCTCGTCGGGCAGTTCGCGATACAGGTAGACGACAGCACCGGCGGGCAGCACGGTCTGCGCGTCGGCGACGGATCCGTCGGCGCAGAAGACTTCCCCGGCAACGACTTTGGCGCCGGTACCCCAACGGCGTTCGAACTCGTCGACGAGCAGTCCGCCATGCACCCGAACCCGCGCGGGGCCGAGGCCGTCGCGAACGGGCAACGGGGGCGGTCTCAAGTCAGCGGTACCGGCTCGAGGATCTCGGCGCGCGCCTCCGGTGCGGCGGCACGCAGCGCATCGGCGGACTCGTCGTCGGGCTGGGTCTGCGACAGCACCTCCGCCTCCACCCGGGCCAGATAGGTCGACACCTCGCGGTCGATGTCGTCGGCACTCCAACCCAGAATGGGCGCAACGACTTCGGCGACCTCGCGGGCGCAGTCGACCCCGCGGTGCGGGTATTCGATGGAGATCCGCATGCGCCGCGCCAGGATGTCCTCCAGGTGCAGGGCGCCTTCGGCCGCCGCGGCGTAGGCGGCTTCGACCTTCAGGTAGACCGGGGCCTCGGTGATCGGGTTCAGCAACTCGGGGTCGTTCTCGGCGAGCTTGAGCACCTCACCGATCAGCGAGCCGTAACGGTCGAGCAGGTGCCGCACCCGGTACGGGTGCAATCCGTAATGCGCTCCGACACTGCCGGTTTGGTTGATCAGCGCGAAGTATCCGTCGGCGCCCATCAGCGGGACCTTCTCGGTGATCGACGGGGCCACCCGCGTCGGGATGAATTCGGCGGCGGCGTCGATGGCGTCCTCGGCCATCACCCGGTAGGTGGTGTACTTGCCGCCGGCGATGGCCACCAGGCCCGGAGACGGCACCGCGACAGCGTGCTCGCGCGACAGTTTCGACGTCTCCTCGCTTTCGCCCGCCAGCAGCGGACGCAGTCCGGCATAGACCCCGTCGATGTCGTCGTGAGTCAGTGGTGTGGCCAGCACTTTGTTGACGTGGCCGAGGATGTAGTCGATGTCGGCTTTCGTCGCGGCCGGGTGGGCGAGATCGAGGTTCCAGTCGGTGTCGGTGGTGCCGATGATCCAGTGGGTGCCCCACGGGATGACGAACAGCACCGACTTCTCGGTACGCAGGATGATCGCGACCTCGCTGACGATGCGGTCTCGGGGCACCACGATGTGCACGCCCTTGGACGCGCGCACCCGAAAACGGCCGCGTTCCTTGGACAGTGCCTGGATCTCGTCGGTCCACACCCCGGTGGCGTTGACGACGACGTGGCCGTGCACCTCGGTGACCTGGCCGTCCTCGGAGTCGCGCACCTGCACGCCGGTGACCCGGTCGCCTTCGCGCAGCAGGGCGACGACCTGGGAGGAGGTGCGCACAACGGCGCCGTAGTGCGCGGCGGTGCGGGCGACGGTCATGGTGTGGCGGGCGTCGTCGACGACGGTGTCGTAGTAGCGGATTCCGCCGATCAGCGAGCTGCGCTTGAGGCCGGGCGACAGCCGCAGCGCACCGGCGCGGGTCAGATGCTTCTGCGGCGGAACAGATTTGGCGCCACCGAGCTGGTCGTAGAGGAAGATGCCCGCGGCGATGTAGGGCCGCTCCCACCACCGGTTGGTCAGCGGGAACAGGAACGGCAGCGGTTTGACCAGGTGCGGCGCCAGCGTCGTCAGGGACAGCTCGCGCTCGTGCAGGGCCTCGCGCACCAGACCGAACTCCAGCTGTTCGAGGTAGCGCAGCCCGCCGTGGAACATCTTGCTGCTGCGGCTGGAGGTGCCCGAGGCGAAATCACGGGCCTCCACCAGCGCCACCTTCAGGCCGCGGGTGGCGGCGTCCAGGGCGGCGCCCGCGCCGACGATGCCGCCGCCGATGACGATCACATCGAATTGCTCGCTGCCGAGTTGCTGCCACGCGCGGACACGCTCGTCGGGGCCCAGGAACGTCTGCCCGTTGCCCGGCGCGAAGATCGGGTCGCTCACGTGGCCGACTCCTTGGTTACTTGTCAGTACGGGTGGTCCCGTCCCAGGTTAGCCGGACGACGATCAAGCGGCGAGGAACGAGCCGCGTTGAGAAGTCCGGCCATCGCCCCCAGCCGGACGACGATCAAGCGGCGAGGAGCGAGCCGCGTTGAGAAGTCCGGCCATCGCCCCCAGCCGGACGACGATCAAGCGGCGAGGAGCGAGCCGCGAGCCTCATACCCGCGGGAGCCCGGATCAATCCAGGTCGTCGTGCGCCATCAGGCGTCGCGCGGCCTCCACGATCGAGCCCGACAGCGACGGATACACCGACAGCGTCTGCGCCAGGTCGGTCACCGAGATGCGGTTCTGCACCGCCAGCGCGATCGGCAGGATCAGCTCGGATGCGATCGGCGCGACCACCACCCCGCCGATCACGACGCCGGTGGCGGGACGGCAGAAAATCTTCACGAAACCGTGCCGTAGCAGCGACATCTTCGCGCGGGCGTTGGTGTTCAGCGGCAGCATCAGGGTCCGCGCCGGGACGCTGCCGTCGTCGATGGCGGTCTGCGGGATCCCGACCGCGGCGATCTCGGGCCGGGTGAACGTCGCCGACGCGACGGTGCGCAGCCGGATCGGCGACACGCCTTCGCCGAGCGCGTGGTACATCGCGATGCGGCCCTGCATCGCCGCGACCGAGGCCAGCGGCAGCAGACCGGTGCAGTCCCCGGCGGCGTAGATGCCTGCGGCGGGGGTGCGCGACACGCGGTCGACGGGGATGTAGCCGCCCGGGTTGAGTTCGATGCCGACCCGCTCCAGCCCGAGGCCCGCGGTGTTGGGCACCGAGCCGACCGTCATCAGCGCGTGGCTGCCCTCGACGACGCGCCCGTCGGCGATCTTGACGGTGACGCCGTCGCCGGTGCGGGTGACCGACTCGGCACGCGCGTTCTTGACCAGCGTGACGCCGCGTTCGTTGAAGACCTCCTCGAGCACCGCGGCGGCGTCGGAGTCCTCGTGCGGCAAGATCTGGTCGCGGCTCGCGACGACGGTGACGGTGACGCCGAGTTCGGTGTAGGCGTTGCAGAACTCCGCACCCGTCACCCCCGATCCGACGATGATCAGGTGTGTCGGCAGTTCCTCGAGTTCGTAGAGCTGCCGCCAGGTCAGGATGCGTTCGCCGTCGGGCACCGCATTGGGCAGCACCCGCGGGCTCGCGCCGGTTGCGATCAAGACCACGTCGGCCTTGAGTACGCCGACCTTGCCGTCGTGGGTGGTCACCTTGACGCGGTGGCTGGCCATACCGGCGATGTCGTCGACGAGTTCGCCGCGGCCGCCGATGATGGTGACACCCTGGTGGAGCAGCTGGCTGCCGATATCGGCCGACTGCGATGCGGCCAGCGTCTTGGCGCGGTTGTTGATCTGCGGCAGCGAGATCTTCGCGTCCTCGATGTCGATGTCGAAGCCCATGCCGCCGGCGCGGCGCAGCTCGGTGCGCACCCCGGTGGAGGCGATCAGCGTCTTCGACGGCACGCAGTCGTAGAGCACGCACGCCCCGCCCAGCCCCTCGTCGTCGACGACGGTGACCTGTGCGACGTCGCGTCCCCGTGCGGCAGCTACCAGTGCCGCTTCGTAGCCCGCCGGTCCTCCCCCGATGATCACGATGCGCGTTACCACGACTCCAACCTAGGGCACCGGCGCGACGGCGGTTGGCAGCCGTCTCAACACGATGCGTTTAAGCTTCTCGCGTGCCGATCTACGCCGCCTACGGATCGAATATGCATCCGGAGCAGATGCTGCAGCGCGCTCCGCATTCCCCGATGGCCGGGACGGGCTGGTTGCACGGCTGGCGGCTGACGTTCGGCGGCGCGGACATCACCTGGGAGGGTGCGCTGGCCACCATCGTCGAGGACCCGACCTCGAAGGTGTTCGTCGTGCTCTACGACGTCACCAAGGAGGACGAGGAGAACCTCGACCGCTGGGAGGGCTCCGAGCTCGGCTTCCACAAGAAGATCCGGTGCCGGGTGGAGCGCACGTCGTCGGACACCGACACCGAGCCGGTGCTGGCGTGGCTGTATGTGCTCGACGCATGGGAGGGCGGAATCCCGTCGGCGCGCTACCTCGGGGTGATGGCCGATGCCGCCGAGATCGCCGGTGCGCCACCGGAATACGTGCACAATCTGCGTACCCGTCCGGCCGGCAACGTAGGCCCGGGCTCCTCGACGTAGCGTCGTCCCGCCGAGCGCGCGGGTCTGCCCGCCGACGCGCCGCCGCTACCGGCACGGCACGCACCCTCACGCCGCCCGAGCGCGCGTCAACTGCTCGCCGATCCGCGCCACGATCGCGCGGCCGCCGTCCCTGAGGTCGTCGGCGACGATCGGAATCACCGTCAGCCCGACGGCCATCAGCGCCAGCTGACGCTGCCGGTCGCGGCGCAACGCGTCCGGGTCGGAGTGCCAGTCGAACCCGTCGTACTCCGCGACCACACCTGCTTCCGGCCAGGCGAAGTCGACGCGCCGCAGGTCCCCGTTACCGTCGACGATCTCGTACTGCAGCTGCGGCGCCGGCAGGCCGCCGTCGAGCATGGCCAACCGCGCGACGCTCTCGCCGGGTGACTCGGCGCGCCCGTCGGCGACCGGCAGCAGGTTGCGCACCGCGACGATGCCGCGGCGCCCCTTCTGTTCCAGTGCCGCGCGCCACAGGTCGGCGCGGGTGCAGGTGCCGCTGCGCAGGGCTGCGTCGAGCGTGGCCAGCGCGCGGGGGCGACGCAGGCTGCGGGCCACCTCGACCGCCGTCCACGCCGGCGAGGTGACCCGTCGCCCGTCGACGACCACCAACGGCGCGCCTTCGCGGCGGTGCACCACGAGGCCGTCGGCATCCCGCAGTCCGCATCCGGGCGGGTTGAGCACGTGCAGGTCCCGCGGCTGCTCGGTATCGAAGCCGTGCACCGCGGCAGCGGTCCCGAGACACACCGCGACCCGCGTGCCGGTCGCGAGGTCCAGCCCGTGCAGCCGCAGGCCGTCGTCGGGCTCACCGAGGCAGTAGATGCCCTGCCAGATCCGTTCCAGCACACCGGTGTTGACGAACTTCTCGAAGCGGCGGCGCGGCAGGTGGGCGAGGATCTGGCCGCTGGTCGCGACGCCGTGCTGTGCGTCGATGAGTGCCAGGAGTTCGTCGTTCATGACGCCGATGCTGGGACGTCAACGGTCGGCCGCGACAGCCCTCATCGGCGAACTGGGGATGGGTTCGGGTTTGGGGATGACGCGCTCAGGACGAGCGCGCGCTCAGCGCCAGCCGGGGCGGCGTGTCACTGTTCAGACCCGCGCGCTCGCGGTGCGACCGCAGCCGGTGCGGCCGGAGTCGGCCACGGCGACGGGACCGGTCGGGTGCGGATCCGCTGCGGCCACCAGAACCAGCGGCCCAGCAGCGCCGCGATCGACGGCGTCATGAACGACCGGATCACCAGCGTGTCGAAGATCAGGCCCATGCCGATGGTGGTGCCGACCTGACCGATGATCGTCAGGTCGCTGACCGCCATCGTCATCATCGTCAGCGCGAACACCATGCCCGCCGCCGTCACCACCGAACCGCTGCCGCCCATGGTGCGGATCAGGCCGGTGTGCACGCCGGCGTGCACCTCTTCCTTCAGGCGCGACACCACCAGCAGGTTGTAGTCCGCCCCGACCGCCAACAGGATGATCACCGCCATCGGCAACACCATCCAGTGCAGCTCGATGCCGACGAGGTGCTGCCACACCAGCACCGACAGCCCGAACGACGCGCCCAGGGACAGCACCACGGTGCCGACGATCACCGCCGCGGCGATGATCGCGCGCGTCAGGATCAGCATGATGATGAAAATCAGTCCGATGGCGGCGATTCCGGCGATCAGCAGGTCATAGCGGGTGCCGTCGGCCATGTCCTTGAACGTGGCGGCGGTGCCGCCGAGATAGATCGTCGACCCCTCCAGCGGGGTGCCCTTGATCGCCTCCTTGGCCGCGGTCTTGAGCTTGTCGATCTTGTCCACACCCGCCGGTGACAGCGGGTCGCCCTCGTGGGCGATGATGAATCGCACCGCCTTGCCGTTGGGTGAGATGAACTGCTCGATGCCGCTTTGGAAGTCGGCGTTGTTGAACGCCTCCGGGGGCAGATAGAACGTGTCGGCGTTCCACGCGTCGTTGAAGGCATCGCCCATCGCCCCGGAGTCGACCTGCATCTCGGCGGCGGCGTCGAGCTGACCCTTGTTGGTCTGCATCTGCGTCAGCATCATGTCGCGCTGCGACTTCATGGTCTCGATCTGCGACGGCATCAGCTTGACCAGCTC carries:
- a CDS encoding fatty acid desaturase family protein; protein product: MTQVLETTTQQGISKTVAGKTVTLAAEQLDAFGRELDALKDSVIADLGERDATYIRRMIKAQRGLEIGGRALLFGGIIPPFWLAGTIMLGLSKIIDNMEIGHNVMHGQYDWMGDPAISSKGFEWDTACPADQWRHSHNYMHHTYTNIVGLDRDIGYGILRMSSDQKWRPYYLGNPIYAFLLMVLFQYGVALHEMESEKIAAGEITLTDKREILREIWAKTKRQTLKDYVAFPLLAGPFAPWVAAGNLTANLMRNVWSYMIIFCGHFPEDVQEFSIEETKAETRGQWYFRQVLGSANLNGGKLFHILSGNLSFQIEHHLFPDIPAFRHAEIAPKVREICERYGVPYNTGPLPHQFATVVRKIFKFALPF
- a CDS encoding ferredoxin reductase — protein: MFTETLTRRSRRSALLDLLTGPHGVDRYTELVDPTWTRAQARAKIVAVRRMTPRSVTLTLAPNRAFTGFRAGQHINLSVEIDGRRRTRPYSPAGAEDDRLLELTVGRHDGGLVSTYLFEHARRGMVVGLDSVAGDFTLPEQPARRILLVSGGSGITPVMSMLRTLRSRRHTGEVTFVHYARSQQEACYRDELREIAATMPNVTVLHGYTRDSRGSDVPARFTGDLAAAADAVYVCGPPSLVDAVREVRPDAESESFVPPVFTAGESSGGTVRFAAAGVEVVDDGRPLLEQAEGAGLSPESGCRMGICFSCTRRKTSGAVRNVVTGAVSSTEAEDVQICVSAPVGDVDIDL
- a CDS encoding TetR family transcriptional regulator, which produces MNSRTPSSRSGRSRSREKGRETLSREERKEATRRAIVEAALHLLAERGFSALSLREVTREAGIVPAAFYRHFDSMEALGLVLIDESFRSLRDMLRGARAGRLDPNRVIESSVDILIDGVQERREHWRFIGRERSTGVTVLRYAIRTEIRLITSELAIDLARFPNLNTWSSEDLNILASVFVNSMIAIAEQLEDVTDPPAVEEIRRVAVKQLRMITIGVAGWRSG
- a CDS encoding SDR family NAD(P)-dependent oxidoreductase; the encoded protein is MDRAAFDRLFDMTGRTVIVTGGTRGIGLALAEGYVLAGANVVVASRKADACEQAAQHLRESGGQALGVPTHLGEVDGLGALVERTVAEFGGIDVLVNNAANPLAQPFGTMTVDALTKSFEVNLQGPVMLTQEALPHLKASEHAAVLNMVSVGAFIFAPMLSIYASMKAAMMSFTRSMAAEFVHHGIRVNALAPGPVDTDMMRKNPKEAIDGMVAGTLMGRLASPDEMVGAALLLTSDAGSYITGQVLIADGGGTPR
- a CDS encoding MOSC domain-containing protein → MAGIQVARLWRYPVKSMQGEEADEIVLGPSGVIADRGYGFFDIDSQRLVSAKHPKRFGALLGCSARYLHDPAPGAPTPPIEVTFPDGSVVSDDDDELARRVGALLGREVRLITTVEDGLCIDEVVPEVDGDPAAAEQVLQVPIGLAAPGSLVDLAALHILTTSTLARLVETDPQAQWDPRRMRPNILLDADALADEDDWFGCDLHLGAEAVIHVVGPTPRCVMTTVAQPGLARDPRVLKAIAAIGLRQIGALGQFACAGSYAEVVTPGVVRCGDAVSVERVEPRETALAATIAMMSGATAPGD
- a CDS encoding pseudouridine synthase, which produces MRPPPLPVRDGLGPARVRVHGGLLVDEFERRWGTGAKVVAGEVFCADGSVADAQTVLPAGAVVYLYRELPDEVPVPFDIPVLYRDDDIVVVDKPHFLATMPRGRHVAQTALVRLRRELGLPELSPAHRLDRLTAGVLLFTVRRQVRGAYQTMFARGEVAKTYLAHSSAPSAHEFPLTVRSRIVKQRGSLQAVEEPGEPNAETVIEDLGNGHYRLRPRTGRTHQLRLHMATLGLPITGDPLYPDIVDVAPADFSTPLRLLAHTLEFPDPLTGRIRKFSTRRRLL
- a CDS encoding glycerol-3-phosphate dehydrogenase/oxidase, with translation MSDPIFAPGNGQTFLGPDERVRAWQQLGSEQFDVIVIGGGIVGAGAALDAATRGLKVALVEARDFASGTSSRSSKMFHGGLRYLEQLEFGLVREALHERELSLTTLAPHLVKPLPFLFPLTNRWWERPYIAAGIFLYDQLGGAKSVPPQKHLTRAGALRLSPGLKRSSLIGGIRYYDTVVDDARHTMTVARTAAHYGAVVRTSSQVVALLREGDRVTGVQVRDSEDGQVTEVHGHVVVNATGVWTDEIQALSKERGRFRVRASKGVHIVVPRDRIVSEVAIILRTEKSVLFVIPWGTHWIIGTTDTDWNLDLAHPAATKADIDYILGHVNKVLATPLTHDDIDGVYAGLRPLLAGESEETSKLSREHAVAVPSPGLVAIAGGKYTTYRVMAEDAIDAAAEFIPTRVAPSITEKVPLMGADGYFALINQTGSVGAHYGLHPYRVRHLLDRYGSLIGEVLKLAENDPELLNPITEAPVYLKVEAAYAAAAEGALHLEDILARRMRISIEYPHRGVDCAREVAEVVAPILGWSADDIDREVSTYLARVEAEVLSQTQPDDESADALRAAAPEARAEILEPVPLT